TATCTCCATCAGCTAATTTTGCCTGTTGGACTTCATTCAGCTTTTGGACACTCAGGATCTGTTTATCAAGAGAAGCCATCCTGTCCTCATAGCTGCTTCCCTGAAAAAAAATGATGGAGGCAATAATTGATAATAAAAGAATTCCTGCCAGGACAATAATTAGTATGGAGGATTTCTGATGTTCCTTTTTAGGTAAAAGATTAATCTCTACAAGCATCATTGCACCTCTTTTAATCCAAGTCCCAGCGCCAGATGAAACGAATTAGGGAATGAGTCCTGCTCACTGCCAGGTATATTGACCGTCAGGGTATCTACAGGAACCTCTAATTGTTCCTTTATATCAGCTATAATGCGCCCAAGCATTGGGTGGTCTCCGTTTACGAGGATTTTGGTTACTTCCTTTTTCCCCTGGCTAAGCGAATACCGGTAAAAATCCATCAGCTTTAAGATGTCACGATAAATATCCTCTAGCTGAAAGGTTAGCTCGGAAATTTCCCCTTCATACACCATTTCCTGTTCAGAGGAATCACCTTTACTCCACTTGACCTTCCAGTTTTCCTTCAGGTCCCCCGGAATATGGCGCATAAAAACAGGGATATGTTCCTCAAACACACACATGCTGACAACATCAAGATCAAATTGGACTGACAGCAAGACTTCGCTGCTATGCGCCAAATCGGATTGGCGATATAGCCTGTAAATCGCCAGGGGGGATATATCGGCAGCAATTGGCTTAAGTCTGACAGCTTTGAACAAATCTGCATATTCAGTCACATATTTTTCAGGAGAAGCAAAAACAAGAACTTCCTGTTGTTTACCTTCAGTCCCAAGGCTTACAATATCGAACACCGGGTCCTCGAATGGAAGGTGGATAGCAGTCCCTAATTCCAAATATAAATAACCATGAATTTCATCCTCTTTCACATCAGCAGGAATAGATACCTTCCTTATCATCACAAGTGAATCGGGTACAATGAATCGAACTTCCCTTTTAGCAATCTTCCAGTCTTCAATGCATTCGTCAAGGATATTCTCCAATGTATCAAAATCTTGAATCTTTCCGTCCGAAATGACCCCTGGAGGCAAAAACCGCTGCCCAAAACGCAGCGGAACAGCTGGATTCTTCTGTTTCAATTCAACATAGCGAATAGAATGGTCATTGATGACAATATTGACAACTTTGCTTCTGCCAGAAAAAAGGGAAAATGCCATTTCAAAAACTCCTTATTAAAAAACTGTAACCAATAAATTCAGATACCAATCAATAATATTTTCCCCGAAAAAATAAGCCGTGAGCGTGCCAATGGCGATGAATGGACCGAATGGAATGGGCTGCTTCTTCTTTACAAGACCAAAAAGCAGCCCAATGATTCCGAAAAAAGCCCCAAAAAAGGTGGAGAAAAAGAAGGCGAGCAGCATAGTCTTAAAACCTACAGCAAAACCAATCAACGCAAAAAGCTTGATATCGCCGCCGCCCATGCCACCCTTACTCGCGAAAGCGATCAATAAGAGGAGAATGAACCCGGTTGCTGCACCAATGAAAGAATCCCACCATGGCATAAGTGGCTGATAGATTCGCTCAAGCGCAAAAATCCCTGTGAACACCAGCAGTACCTTATCCGGGATGATCATATAAGCCAGATCAGAGACCGTAATAATAATAAATAAAGAAATGAGCGTAAGAGCAATCACAAGATCAAAGTTCCAGCCCATGAATAGAAATGCCGCTGCAAAAAGCAAGCCCGTCAAAAGCTCGAAAAAAGGATAAACGGGAGAAATGCCGACCTTGCACTGGCGGCACTTCCCCCTTTGGAATACATATGATAGAACTGGAATTAACTCAAGCGCCGTCAGCTGGTGCCCACATTTCGGACATGACGAGCGCGGCGCTGCGATGGATTTGCCTTCTGGCACTCGCAGGCCTACTACGTTGTAGAAGGAGCCTAGGAGGAGGCCGTAAAAAAATATGAAAGTAACCATATTCATACTCTAATTAACTACTCAGGTTGAGTTGGAGCTGGAGCTGGTATAGTTCTGTTTCCGCTACCAGCATCTTTATTTATAGCATCTTTTGAAGCGCTTTTAAACTTAATAACTAAAGACCCATTTTTTCCATCTCCAGTTAGCAAAAGTTCGTTACCTACATATTTAACCGAATACTCATCAAAATTATCTGTGCTATCAAGATATTTTGGTTCTAACTCTACTTGGCTAACGCCTCCTGAAGGAATAGAAGTCTCTATAGAAAATAACCTAGCTGCATTTATTATCTGCAAAGCTTCAGCTTTGATAGCATCTTCTTTTGACTTTTGAACAACATTCCCAATACTAGGCACCGCAATCGCCGCAATTATCCCCAAAATAACAATAACCGCCAATAGTTCGACAAGTGTCAAACCTCTCTGATCTTTCATTCTTTTCTTAATCGCTCTCAACATTTAAATCTCTCCTTTTTAGTTTTATTCACCCAGTACAAAAGTACTATGTATCTATCAATATTATAATCGATAGACTTTTAAATTAATATATAAACACGATAGTTTTTTGTCTTTATTTGCCAATTTTTAGTTGACGTGATTGAAAATGTCGAACATTGGCACCATGATGGATGTGACAATCGTTCCGACGAGACCGGCCAGCAGGACAATCATGATCGGCTCGATCAATGATTTTATCTGGTCGGTGCTTGTTTCTACTTCCTTTTCATAGAAATCAGCGACTTTTCCGAGCATGCCGTCAAGTGAGCCGGTTTCTTCGCCAATCGCTATCATCTGGGTCACTAGTGGCGGGAAAGCCCAGTGTCTGCGCATCGGCCCAGTCATGGATTCTCCGGCCTCCATTGCATCACGCGACTCGCGTACGACACGGGAAATCACTTCATTCTCAACGACATTTTCGACAATTGACAGCGCTTGTAGGATTGGTACTGAACTTGTGAACAACGAACTCAATGTACGGGTCATTCTTGCAAGCACTGCTTTTTGCATCAGGTTCCCAAAAATCGGCATTCTTAACATGGCATAATCAAGAAAGTATTTCGTATTCTTATTTTTCTTCGCTAAAACCAGCGAGACAGCACCCCCTGTGAGTAACAACAGGAGAAGCCACCAAAAATCTTGCATGAACTCACTTGCCGCAAGGACGAACCTTGTGATACCCGGAAGCTCCCCGCCAAAATCTTCAAACATCCCTACGAATGTTGGTACTACTGAAACAAGAAGGAAGATTACGACTCCAATCGCAATCAGGCCGATGACTGCGGGATATGTCAAAGCGGCGACGACTTTCTGCCTGGTGTTATGCTGTTTCTCATAATGTTCGGCAAGACGTTCCAGCGTCTCATCCATATTACCGCCTGCTTCACCGGCTTTAATCATGTTTATAAACATAGGTGAAAAAATCTTGTTATGCCTGCTAGAAGCCTGGGATAACTGGTTTCCATCTCTCAACTCCGCTTCAATATCAAGCAATGCTTTCCTTAATGCTTTGCTTTCTGTCTGGCGGGCAAGGATATTCGTAGATTCCACAACCGATACCCCTGCTTTAAGCAAAGTTGCAAACTGGCGCAGAAAGATGACAAGATGCTGAAGTTTGACTGGATTCCCAATCGTTATCTCCTTTGTCAGCAGTGTCTCGGGAACCTCCATAATCTCAGTGGTCCTGATTCCCTCTGCCCGCAATTTTTCCAGTGCTTCACGCTTGGAGCCAGCAGTTAATGTCCCTGAGCGCTTTTTGGTCCGGTCCCGGCCAGAATATTTGAATCTTGCCATGCTTACACCAACTTCTCCTGTAAATATGGTTCTGCCGCTTCCCTAGAGATAATTCCCTGCATCACCAGTTCTTTAATGCTCATTTCAAGCGTGTGCATGCCAAATGCCTTTGATGTTTGCATAATGCTGATGATTTGGTGTATTTTCTCATTGCGGATCAAATTCGCTACTGCTGCATTATTGATCAGGATTTCAGTTGCCCCGCGGCGGCTTCTTTTATCAACCGTAGGAAACAGTCGCTGTGAGACAACGGCAACCAGGACTGAAGCCAGCTGGATCCGTATTTGCGCTTGCTGGGCGGAAGGAAAGACATCGATAATCCGGTTGATGGTTGCCGGTGCACTTGATGTATGCAGTGTACCCAAAACGAGATGGCCTGTTTCAGCAGCTGTAATTGCGGTTTGAATTGTATCCAGGTCACGCATTTCCCCGACCAGGATCACATCAGGGTCCTGTCTGAGGGCAGCACGCAATCCGTTGGCAAAGTTATTCGTGTCGAAGCCCACTTCACGCTGGTCTATGATGCTGTTTCCATGCTTATGCAAATACTCAATTGGGTCTTCGAGTGTGACTATGTGCTTCGACATATTTTTGTTCATATACTGAATCATTGCTGCCAGTGTTGTTGACTTTCCGCTTCCAGTCGGCCCGGTAACGAGTACAAGTCCCTGTGGCTTCTCGGCGATCTTCTTCAGTACCGAGGGGAGTTCCAGATCCTCAAGCGTAGGAATTGTCGTTGGGACGATACGTGCTGCGAGCGAGACACATCCCCTCTGGTGATAGGCATTGACCCTGAATCTCGATATGCCCGGGATTCCATAGGAGAAATCCAGTTCCCCCTTGGACTTGAAGTCGTCCCATAGTTTTGCAGGAATGATTGCTTTTGCCATTCCCTCTGTATCTTCAGGCAAAATCGCCTCTGTGCCGTATCTTCTTAATTCCCCGTTAATTCTCAATATTGGTGGCACGCCGACAGTGATATGGATATCGGAGGCCTTAAGTTCAAAACCGGAACTTAGCAAATGCTCGATTTTTTCTTTCATTTTCTATCCCCGCTTACTCTGTAATAGCCACCCTTAATACTTCCTCAGTAGTCGTAAGACCCTGCTGTACCTTCAGCAAGCCGTCATCAATAAGAAAGATGGTCTCATTTTTTACGGCAATCTCCCGAAGGACGGTGACAGGCTCCTCATTCATGATAGCCTTACGAAGTTCTTCATTGATTTCCAATACCTCATGGATGGCAATCCGTCCGCGGTACCCTGTCATATTACAGGAAGAGCAGCCGCTGCCCTTCCAGACGGTATCGATTTGAATTCCTCTCTTTGCGAAAATATCAATTTCCCGCTTTGTTGGCTCATGAGCTTTGGCGCAATCCCGACAGACCTTTCTGACAAGTCTCTGGGCGACTACTCCGCTTAAAGATGATGCAACCAGGAAAGGCTCCACACCCATATCAAGCATTCGTGTCACTGAACTTAGCGCATCATTCGTATGGATAGTACTCAAAACCAGATGACCTGTAAGCGATGCTCTTACAGATACCTCAACGGTTTCCTTGTCCCGTATTTCTCCAACCATTATAATGTCGGGATCCTGGCGGAGAATGGACCTTAACCCGGCTGCAAATGTCATCCCAACGTTCTGATTCACCTGTATCTGGTTTATGCCTTCAAGCTGGTATTCTACAGGGTCTTCAATCGTGATGATATTGACTTCCTCGCTATTTAGCTTGTTAAGAGCTGCATATAATGTTGATGATTTACCTGATCCTGTTGGACCCGTGATTAATACGATTCCATTTGGCTTTATAATCATCTTCAAGAACCGTTCAAGATTTTGCTTATTGAATCCAAGCTTTTCAATATCATTTAACGTGCTGCCCATATCCAGGATCCTCATGACGACCTTTTCCCCAAATACAGTCGGCATTGTTGAAACACGCATATCGACAGGATGGAAGTCAATATTCACCTTGATGCGCCCGTCCTGCGGAATGCGATTCTCGGTTATATCCAGGTTCGCCATGATTTTTATTCTGGCAATCAGCACATTTTGCATATGCTTCGGCAATACTCGTTCAACTCTAAGTATTCCATCAACTCGATAGCGGACTACTATTCTTGTTTCCTGAGGATCTATATGAATATCACTCGCTTTTAGAGCGGAGGCACCAGAAAGCAGCTGGTTGACCAGGCGGATGATCGGCGAATCAGTTTCTTTCAGGACTTCTTCCTTTATCGTTTCAACCGGAGAAGTGAGCTCCATGAACTCCTCAAATCCCTCATTGCTATCGTAGTACTTATTGATTGCCCGCAGGATGTCATCCTTTGTAGCGATAGCAGTTTCGACGTGAAAGCCTGTTGAAAGCCGAAGATCGTCAACTGTAAAAAAGTCCATTGGATCTGCCATTGCAACAAATAATTTATCGCCTTCTTTTTTCAGCGGAATGACCAATTTCCTTTTCGCCAGCTCTTTAGGCACAAGGGTAAACAATTTGGTATCAAACGGATAGCGATATAAGCTGATATGCGGGATTCCTAGCTGAAATTCCAGGACTTCAATCAACTGCTGTTCAGTAATAAGGCCCTGTTGGAGCAATGCATCACCAAGCTTCTGGCCATCAGCTTTTTCAGAAAGGGTTCCTTGCAGCTGTTCAGCTGTAATCATCCCTGTTTCGACTAATAAATCACCAAGCCGCTTTCGTGTTTGTCTCATTTTCTTCGCTCCCGGTCCTACTGTTTATTTTGGCTCCTCATTCGGCTTTCCCCAAAGCCCTCCATCGTTTTTAGTATCAGTGGTTGCATCCTGTCCTGGAGAGTCATTGATATGATCTTGGTCAGGTGTGATGCTGTTATCTCCTGCTGGAACACCTGGAAGAACAGTTGTTGTTGATTGATTTCCAGAAGGTCCTGTCACAGTGCCTGTGCTATCATGGCTTGGGCTCGTTTGCTGAACTGCAGGAGCTACAGGAAGGATTTCTACCCTGTGCTCTGGCCGATAAAAGTCTTCTGAAACAAATAGTGACTCAAGGAGCTCTCCTTTTGGCACGTATTTTTCTCGGCTGACTGTAATCACAAATCCCGACTTACCTTCCTTTTCAACCGACTTTTGACCCGACTGTAAAAGTGGAGAGTACTGCTTTATTGTTCTCGGCTTGAACTCCTGCTTCCCGGATGTTGCGATTTTATATTCATATAAAAGAGGTGCACCTTTAACCGTTACCTGCAATTTTTCTTCCGCAATAGCTAGCTCGATCCTATAGGCGGATTTATTAGGGTTATAAAATTTCAAGTCAAGATTGTTTGCAAAATCAACCTTTGACTCAAATCCCAGTTCAATATTTCCTGCTAATTGGCTGCTGATATGCCTTTCAGTAATGGCAAAATTAGTAGGCAAAATCGCTTTATAGATTGCTGATGCAATTTGACTGAAAGCAAAAGAAGACTTTTCGATCAGCCCTTTTTCATTCGCAGTGTTGGCTAAAGAGACTTGAGATTCTGAAGCTATTTCTATCTTTTGAACCACTTTCATGAGTTCTTTAATTTCATTGCTGTCTTCCGGAAGATCAATGGAAGCTTGTGATATCGTTACTGGCTCCTCTTCTGGAAGAAAGTTTTCCAGGCTGATCTCCAAAGATGGTGCCAAACGTTGGCCCGCTGTCCGCAATTCATTCATTAGCATTTCTTTTTCTATGTGCGTAACTGTAGTTTCTGGCAGGGACAATCCACTTAGAATACCTTCGTTCATTTCTACATAAAGCTCATTTTGAGTTCCGCTTTTAGCGTCTGCAACCGATTCATCAACCAAGTAAATGAATTTTGATGGATCAACATCATATATTTCGCCTTTATATACCAGACTGATTTTTGCTGATGATAACCACTCGTTCACTTTCGCTTCAACGACAGCCTTTGCCTGCTCATGTGTTTTATTAGATACATCCACGGTTCCTATGTATGTACTTTCAGTAAATGTCTGGTTGCTGGATGCGAGGGATCCGAATGCGGGTACTCCATAATAGGAAAAACTAAATATAAAAACAGTAAAAACAGAGAGGATTAGCGAAAATTTAATGATTTGCTGCTTTCTCACGTACTTCTCCTCCCGGCTGATTAATTTAGTAGATTTTAGAATGGATTCTTCTGTATTTCTGATTTTAATGTAGCAGGAGATCTTCATATCTAAAGGCATGTAATTGTCCTTAAAAAGACCTAGAGGCAAAATACCCATAAAATCTTTTTTCCTTTTTTTAATAATTCTAAGATTCCAACAGTTTTCTTAGAATATTCTGCTTGAAATCTCAAAATTAGACAATTTCCACTTGGTAATATTGTATAATAAAATTACTAGATTTAGAAGATGGAGGAAGAAGGTCTTGGTAAAAAAGTTGGATAAACAGCGTGGTGTGACCTTAATAGAGGTCTTAGGGTCAATCGTAATTCTTACAATCGTTCTTACTTCTTTTGCTGGCTTCTTCAGCCAATCAGCATTGTTCGTCAAAAAAAATGAAGAGAAGCTATCAACCTCTCAGACCGCCCAGCAAGTTGTAAACTTAATAGAAGTTCACATATCCAAGAGCCGATTGCAAACAAGAACAGATTGTGCTGATTTGGAATGTGAATTAAATAAAGAAGCTATAGAAGCACTTTCCGGACAAACCATCAATAGTACATATACTATATCGGCATTTTTCACACCTGGTGAAGAAAATTTGATTAAAACAAAGGTGACAATCTTTGACAATGATGATCCTGAAAGTTCCTCTGAAACATTTACGTATATAAGAAGGTGAATATATGAATAACCAAAAAGGATTAACATTGGTAGAACTTCTCGCGGCAATTACAGTACTTTTCACCATATCAGGAATCATATACGGAGTGTTTTTCAGTTTTAATAATAATTACGATCGAATTTCCTCTAAAAACAGCATGGATCAGAATGCCAATCTTATCCTGGCAGCCATTAAGGAGTATCACCAGAAAAATGATTCCTATTGGATCTATTATGATGATTCAGACAAGAGAGCATTCATTGGAAAAGATTCTGCAGATACCCTGCTTGGCGACACCAGTTATGATCTTGAATTAAAGGCAGGTTATCCTGCACCAGTTTCCATAAATAATATAAAGGTTGACACTCAACAACCACTTACAGTTCAACTTAACTTAACCGATAAAAAAGGGCAGACATACGAAGTTGAAACAACAGTAAAAAGATATTAAGGAGGTATTGGTTTGAAAGTGAAAAATCAAAAAGGGTACGCACTTGTCCTTGTCCTGGTGATCATCACCCTAACCTTTACCGTGGCTCTTTCAATGAGTGGAATGGCACTGTCTGCCCGCAAACAATTTAATAAGACAGATCAGAACAATAAGGCCACAGACATTGCCGAAATGGGTGTAGCCCACTATGAAGCATGGCTTGGTAATGCCGTCATACAGGCGAATTCGTATGCCGAATCGATGGCGGATCGTACCATTAAAAATAACAATGGCAATAAAAAACCCCACCCTAATGGGAAGGTAAAGAAATGCAATAAAAACCCTATTAGGTGTACGGCTGAGTATGACGATTATTTTCTAGAGAATCTCAAATTAAGAATCGATACACTGAACAATAGCCTTTTAAGAATTGTAGAAGGAAGCAATTTATATGAAGTAAAAGACATCTTCATCTCAGAAATACAGGCAGATGAAACGATAGCCGTTAAATTTAAAAGTTATGGACAAACGGAGAACGAAACTAAAACTCTCGAAAGTACTATTACTATCCAAAAAAATAGCGAAAGTCTGGAGGGAGAGCCTAAGCCTGACAAATCAAGTTATCAGGTGGTGCATACCACTCCGATTGACTTAAAAGGAAATGATAAACATCTGGCTTTTGACTCATCCACTTACTTCGAGCAAAAAATTCAAATTCAGGGCAATCGGACGATTAAAGTCAATGGGAATGCCTTCTTTAATGATAAAGTCATTTTCTCTGGAACTGCTGACATTTTTGTCTTTGGAGATGCGATTTTCACGTCCCAGCCAGAAATTAATGGCCATGCCTATTCATTTTGTGTATACGGAAATATTTACAGAATGGACAATCAAGGAAAGCTGGTTGAATATACAGATTTTCCTTCCGGCAAAAATAAGTCCTGTCCAAGACCGAAGGATGATGAATGGTACATCAACCCTGACAATGGCGTAAAGGTACAATATTAAAGGCTGACCCACGCGGTCAGCCTTTATCATTTCACATATTCCGCAACCCGATTTCGTCCGGATCGCTTGGCACCGACATATAAAGCCCTGTCAGCATGCCTGATTAACGCCAGGGAGTCATCGGCATCCTGGGGGGCAGTGGCTACGCCGATTGAAGCGGTAATGCTGACATGCTGCTGATTCGCTTCTTCATCCATAGATTGCAGGAGGATGAAAGGATCTGTGGCAATGAGAAGCCTGATTTGTTCCGCCAGCTTCATGGCATCGCCTTTCATCATGTCTGGCAGCAGGATGACGAACTCTTCTCCGCCATAACGCGCAACAGTCCCGATATTGCCGATTTTTGTTCTTAAGCGCTCACCGAGTTCAATCAAAATTTCATTCCCGCTTTGATGCCCATATGTATCATTAACAGATTTGAAGTGGTCAATATCGAGCAGAATCAGAGATAAAAGATCCCTTTGGCCGAATTGCAATTTTTCGAATTCCATTGTCAGCATATTTTCAAAGTAGCGGTAATTGTATAGTCCCGTCAAAGCACAGCGCTCGCTATATTCCTTTGTTTTTTCGTGGTGCCTTGCGTTTTCCACGGCAATCGCAAAGTGAGAGCAAAGGATATCGACAATCATCAATTGCGACTTTTCAAATGCTCTTTTTTTATTGGCAGCGAGGAAGAGGACACCCACAACCTGGTTATTACGGACGATCGGAACGCTAAGGATGCTTTCAGCTCCTGCCGGGATATAGCCCGAATTTATATGGCGCCATTCTTTTTTAGAATGAAAGAGCACCGGCTTTTTTTCAGCCCAGACCAGTCCGCTGATGCCCTTCCCTTTTCCAAGATTTGCCGCAGCTGGCTCCAGAATTTCACCGAATTCAACCTTGTGAATCAGTTTCAATTCCTTATTTTCCACTACATCCAAAATGTAGGCATAGTCAACAGGCAGCATCTCAATAAGCTTTTGGACAAAAAGATCAACTACTTCATCAGCTTTAAGTCTTTCTGCCAGCTGGTGCCCGATTTCCGCTGCACTCTGTAAAAACTGGTTTACCTTGCCGCTGGAATAATAGAGACTGAGAATGATAGACAGGCTCGCAAAAGGAATGCCTACAAACAACAGCGAATAATGTCCCATATCGCTTAAATACAATTCAAATAGCACAAAGCCTATCGGGAAGGTAATAAGTGTCGTGACAGTTTCCCAGATAAAGTCTTTACCAAAATACGGCCCCTTCTGTTTTAAGATCACCGCTTGCAATAATAGCAGGAAGATTGTGTTTACCCCGTAATTACTGATTCCATAAACCGTTCCAAGCACATAGGTATAGGGATCCTTTGCCAGATGATTACCATGGCTTCCACCAAGGGCATAAAACAGCAGGCCGCTCACTAATGAAACGATAAAGAACATTAACGAGTTTAAAGGAATCCTGTATAAATCAGACTTTTGAACTCGAAGTCTCATTAAAAGGATCAATACCGAAATCTGCATCAATACCATTTCGATAAAAACACCATAAGTCAAAAATACAGCGAGAGATACCCACTGGATAAGAAAAATAGGGGTATTGTTCACAACCATCGGCATCGCAGCGACGACTGCCATCAGGAAAAGGAAGGGAATGACTTCCCATACACTTACATCCTCCGGTGGATAGATTTTATAGGTCAGCCAGATTCCGACTGGAACAACCAGAAACCAGGCAAACCAAATGGATTTTTTGAGCATTGGGGTCATTTTATCTATCCACCTCCCTCTTACTAGGTATAAAGTCATGCTTTTAGAATATTTTAACAAACTTTTAGTGCAATGTCATAATTTTCTTATTAATTATTTAACAGACTAACCATCACAGGCTTTGCCTCGGAAAGAAAGTAAAGAGAGCCTGTTACGATGAATATTTCACCGCTTTTCAAGTCAGTAATTTTATCGCAGAGAAACTCTTTATAATTAGGTGCTATCTTAACATTGCTGATGTTCGCTGCTGCATGCAGCTCTTCCGCAGATGCTGCCCTCGGGAAATCGAATGAGGTGAAAACAAGCTGGTCCGCAACATCTTCCAGGGTTGCAATCATCTTGTCCAGCTTCTTGTCTTTGAGAGCCGCAAATAAGATGGTAATCCTTTTATCGGCATATCGAGATTTTATTTCACTGGCGAGTGCATTTATTCCTTCTTCATTATGCGCTCCATCGATCAGAACATAGGGAGCCTCACTGAGGATTTCAAGCCTTCCCGGCCAGTACGCAAGTTTTAGCCCCTCCCGGACATCTGACTCTTCGATCATGAAGGAGTAGTAGTTTGCCAGGACCTGCGCAGCCATGACAGCACAAGCTGCATTGTCAACCTGATGGGAACCAAGCATGGATGTCTCCAGGTTCATATAGTTACCAAACATGCTTGTGAAGGCAAATCGTTCTCCATGAGGCACCGCTTCTCTTGAACCCGTTAAAAAGTCCTTGTCAAGCTGATATATCGGGGATTTCCCTTCTAGCGCTTTTTTCTGGATTACATCAAGGGCTGCGGGCTGCTTAACTCCGGTTATGACACTTACACCGTTCTTGATGATGCCCGCTTTTTCAAAAGCTATTTGTTCATATGTATCGCCAAGGATCGCTGTATGGTCAAGACCGATACTGGTAATGATTGAAAGCAGCGGATGGATGACATTGGTGGAATCAAAACGCCCGCCAAGACCCACTTCATAAATCACAACATCAACTGGTGACATTTTGGCAAAATAATAAATTGACATGGCTGTAATCACTTCAAATTCAGTCGGTCCGCCCAATTCGGATCGATCCAGTTCGTCGGCAAGCGGCTTGATCACATTCGTCATTTCAACCAGCTCTTTATCACTGACAGGATTTCCATTGATGCTGATCCGTTCATTGAATTGTTCGAAATATGGAGAAGTAAAAGTGCCGACCCTGTAGCCTGCTGTCTGCAGGATAGAGCGCAGGAATGTGACTG
The nucleotide sequence above comes from Mesobacillus jeotgali. Encoded proteins:
- a CDS encoding bifunctional folylpolyglutamate synthase/dihydrofolate synthase, with the protein product MFETYEQAIDWIHARLRLGMKPGLSRMEWMLERLDHPERRIKTIHVGGTNGKGSTVTFLRSILQTAGYRVGTFTSPYFEQFNERISINGNPVSDKELVEMTNVIKPLADELDRSELGGPTEFEVITAMSIYYFAKMSPVDVVIYEVGLGGRFDSTNVIHPLLSIITSIGLDHTAILGDTYEQIAFEKAGIIKNGVSVITGVKQPAALDVIQKKALEGKSPIYQLDKDFLTGSREAVPHGERFAFTSMFGNYMNLETSMLGSHQVDNAACAVMAAQVLANYYSFMIEESDVREGLKLAYWPGRLEILSEAPYVLIDGAHNEEGINALASEIKSRYADKRITILFAALKDKKLDKMIATLEDVADQLVFTSFDFPRAASAEELHAAANISNVKIAPNYKEFLCDKITDLKSGEIFIVTGSLYFLSEAKPVMVSLLNN
- a CDS encoding sensor domain-containing diguanylate cyclase, with protein sequence MTPMLKKSIWFAWFLVVPVGIWLTYKIYPPEDVSVWEVIPFLFLMAVVAAMPMVVNNTPIFLIQWVSLAVFLTYGVFIEMVLMQISVLILLMRLRVQKSDLYRIPLNSLMFFIVSLVSGLLFYALGGSHGNHLAKDPYTYVLGTVYGISNYGVNTIFLLLLQAVILKQKGPYFGKDFIWETVTTLITFPIGFVLFELYLSDMGHYSLLFVGIPFASLSIILSLYYSSGKVNQFLQSAAEIGHQLAERLKADEVVDLFVQKLIEMLPVDYAYILDVVENKELKLIHKVEFGEILEPAAANLGKGKGISGLVWAEKKPVLFHSKKEWRHINSGYIPAGAESILSVPIVRNNQVVGVLFLAANKKRAFEKSQLMIVDILCSHFAIAVENARHHEKTKEYSERCALTGLYNYRYFENMLTMEFEKLQFGQRDLLSLILLDIDHFKSVNDTYGHQSGNEILIELGERLRTKIGNIGTVARYGGEEFVILLPDMMKGDAMKLAEQIRLLIATDPFILLQSMDEEANQQHVSITASIGVATAPQDADDSLALIRHADRALYVGAKRSGRNRVAEYVK
- a CDS encoding PilW family protein, encoding MNNQKGLTLVELLAAITVLFTISGIIYGVFFSFNNNYDRISSKNSMDQNANLILAAIKEYHQKNDSYWIYYDDSDKRAFIGKDSADTLLGDTSYDLELKAGYPAPVSINNIKVDTQQPLTVQLNLTDKKGQTYEVETTVKRY